Within the Buteo buteo chromosome 2, bButBut1.hap1.1, whole genome shotgun sequence genome, the region GTTTGGGAAGCATACAAGGAGATGAGTATACAATCACAAATACAaccctccccctttccccagAAGGAGGCAAGGAGGTGACTTTGTATCTTTTACAGCTGTAACTTGGAAAAAACCACTACTacactttgaaattaatttttcactcACAAGTCAAGAAATGCCAACACCTGTAGAATTAAACAGTCCCTTAGCTAAAAACCTTGCCAGCAAATTCTGGTCCTCCATGTAGCATCAAAGAAGCAACTGGCTTCTTTTCTGGGACCAAACATACCACATTGCTCATCCTTGGTAGCAAAAGTTTTCTTGCTGAACACCTAGTCCTAAATGAGGTGATTCTGTTACCAGATGGGAGGGAATCGGAGCAGCTGTCTTCACACCAGCTGTcaaacagattttgtttctgtagcGCAAGTCACCACCCTTCTGCCTCACAGCTATGCTGCAAGGAGCCTGATCACTGTGGGCAGACACAGCAGTGAAAGAGAGcgggaaaacaaaaaagaatggtGGTGGACTGTTACAGAAGTTTATAACCAGAGGACAGTTCCATAAGAGAAACAGTAGTGCAGTGAACTAATAATTAAACCAGGTTTCCAACTCTCTCCTGTGCCAGTAATTTTACAATTCACTAGACATGAAAGTGTATTTCCACCTTTTCCTCTGCAGGGacagaaacagttttccttctttccccagctgcttatttttgtgaaatttatggaaaattttttttccccagtttgctgcttctctgtcaaCTCTGATGGAAATTAGCCAGGACATTCAAAAGTCATTAGGATCAGGGTTAGATTCTCACACAAAACACATTTATAGTAGACAAACACATTTCCTTACTAAAACAGACCAAGgatcttttccatttcctgtTTGCTGGAAAGGGTTAGGGAAAAACTGttgacaagaaaaaacaaagaacaagaagaaaaccccaaagtaGGACAAAGAAGCCAACAGCCTAAAAGTACATACCTATTTCTGTCCTCTGTATACAAATAAAGTCTAGGAAGACTAATTCAGACTTAAACATCTGCAGTGTAGGAatctgaagagaagcaagaggtATCCCAGAACCATGGACATCCTCTGCAGGAAGCCAGCACTTCCAGAACTGTGTTTCCTCTCCAGAAGGCTGCCCAGTCCCTGAACCACAAACAGCAGAGGAACCTGTGAAATTTGCTTCAGTACTGTTTGTTATTGTTCAGCACTGGCTGACGTTAGGATTAGTGACAGCTCTCCTTCCTACTCCACTGCTACTGCCCTAGTCACTCTGAGGAGTCAGAGGCAACacattaaaaagtcagaaaagcCAGAATCTTGCTCAAATGCCCTGTATTTATAGGGATGCATATTAAATAGCACGTGAGCTATCCAACACTATCAAGAGCTTATAAACTCATTCGGCTTGTTGAACAGACTAACTTTTCAAAAGGTTGCTTTATATAAATGATATCTAATACAGGTGTTCACAGCCAATTAGCAGCAAGGTGAAACTGGAACAGGTACAATTTTCTTTCCCATAATGTTTGGGTAACACTGTTCTCATACAACAAAATACCTGCAGGCTGGGGGCCAGTCTgtccttgaaaaatattttctgtcagAATGGGCAACATGATTATTTCAGTGCTACATAACTTTGCCACTGCCCAGGAATCTCTGTTTTGCAGTGCCGTGAActaaatgtggaaaaaaaaaaaaaaacagaatggaCCCATATCTTGCCTCTTTTTGCTTGCCTGCATTGCTGCAATGATTACATATTAtagaaggaaatgaaacatcTGGTCTCAGGTGTTTCACATGCCCTAGCTTATTTTCAACAAATAGGAAGGAGCAGCGCCTGGTTCATAATGAAAAATCAGCTTCTGGAAAAAGCCCTGCAGTTCTAAGTGAAGTTTTGTTCTAATGGCAAAATGAGGCATGAAGGCAGGGCCTACAAGCCTACTTCTTCCGGCAGCAAGCCAGCCACTTGCCCTCACTACCTTTTATTTACACACAGAGCACATATCAAGGATTTTCATCAGACTAAGCAGGATGCATCGCAAGACCTAGTACAGATCCTATTGGTTAGTCAAAAGGTTTGGGAGCAAACTGTTGAGGCCCAGCCTTGTTCAGTCAACCTCTGCACGTCCTACAGGCTacactgctgctcttctccatatattcaaactgatttctttccaaaattaaTTCCCTTAAAGAACTGAATGGCACATAGGACTAAATCATCTATTACCTTTTTTTGCTGACTAACTATGATCTTCCACCAGCAGATAAAAATCTGATTTGTTAGAGACGGGCAAATATTTGGTATCTATCAGGAAATCTGGAACCCTAGTACAAGAGTGTAACACATGATTAGCGAGGGAGAGTTGCTTACTGTTACTGTTCTACAATGGGTGTCTTGTCAAGTGTCAATACTGCAAACATTTCTATGCATATTCACACATGTGAGTAActattgacttcagtgctgGATGCAAAGAATGTAGCCTCAGAAATGTGATagaaaaaagaacttttctCTTTGGCATGAAGTTAGTATTTGAGCTGACTTTAGTGCTGTATTTCACCAAAACACTCACATTTTACTGTCAGAGTATTTCAATCAACTGCATCATACTTCTGCtcctaagaaaataaattgtcaCAAGATAGAAATCACTACAGTAGAGGACCAGCACAGCAGTCTGCAGGTTGTGTGATTGCAGTGGGCAAAAAGTCCACCAAATAAATAAGTTAAATTagcaattttaataaattttggTCTGCAAGGAAGATGCCTTGTAATACAGTGCATGCTTCATGCAAAAAAATTCATCCTTGCATACCTAAAAGTCAGATGCTAAGTAACAGGCCTGAtttccagaaaaatacaaatgctcACTACCCCTGAAAGCCAggtcatttttatttgaatttctaTCTGCAAGCACTGCTACCTGCAATGCACAGCAGATCTACATGAAGTAAACTGTAATAGTAATTTCACTTCAAAATTGTACCCATTTTCCCAAACAGTCCTGCCACAGCACATTATCTCTGCAcagtatttgcttaaaaatattcaaagatccacaactaaaagaaaaataatttcaactcCTGCACATATGCAATGTGTTTGCTAATACTTACCAAAAGATTCTCTGGTTTGAGGTCCCTGTGGACAATGTTCTTGCTGTGGATATAAACTAGTGCTTCACACAGGTCAGTGATCATGACAGCAGCATCATGTTCCGTGAACTTCACACTTTCTATGATTGCATCAAATAAGTCCCCTCCTGGGACATACTCTAGGATTAGGTAGATCTCAGCTTCTGTCTCATACACTTCAATTAAGCTTACTATATTGGGATGAGAGAGACTCCTAATGATCAGAATTTCACTTTCCATCATGTCCTCTTTCCCCTTCAGCTTGGATTTATCAACAATTTTCATGGCATAGATCTGATTGGAGTCACAGTGCCGACATTCCTTCACCACTGCAAAGTTTCCATCCCCGATAGTTCTGCCAATCTCATAGTGTTTTTCCACATCAGCTCTGTTTTTAATGGCATGCCTCCGGCTTGTGTTTTCCAATCCCTGAggcctgttttcttctttattcacTCTGCGCTCCCCTGTTTTTTCTCGTCGCATCATGTCACTCTCTCTACGCATGATATTCCCCTCTCTTCTGGCACCCTCCTCTTTAGCCCTTTGTCCCTCTCTGCCCTCCCTATGTGTTTTAGATAGTTTCTCAGCATCCCTCAGAGTGTCTTTCTTTAGCCAACCACTTTGGTTCATTACACAGCTACTTCCATCCTCTTCCTTTGCTTCATGAGTTAGCTGCAGCCCTTCTAGAGCATTCTTCTTGATTTTTACTACTTCCTTCCCATGGTTTTCATGTTTCTCCACATCCCTTTCCTTCTCAATGCTCCTTTTTTGCTTCTCCAGCCCTTCATTAACATTCCTATGTAGGGACTTCCATGTCCTCCTACAGCCATTATCTTTCCAACCAACTTCCTCACCTTCCAGACAAGTTTCTGAAGATTTTCGGCAATTCCTgatctttgcatttctttctacaTGGTACCTCTGACATGCACCTGTGTTCAGGTCTCTGTTCTCAAATGAGGCCTcagcctgcctctccctttGTAACTTTTGCCTGGCCTGCCTTTCCTGTTCACACTTCTCACACCTCACCACCTCCTCTGAACTCTCTTCTAATCCCTCCTCAGGACTCCTCTCATGGTTAAGGTACCTCTCACTTTCTCGGGTTTTTCTAGAAGGCTTCACTCCTTGCTCACTACCCCAGCTCTCTCTAGTCCACTTTTTTTTGattctcattttttcttcttgctttgtCTTGGCTTGACTTTTTCCTTCATGTCTAACTACCAGTTTGGGAGACATGTCTTCACTGCAGTTCTTGGTAATTTCTGTCTCATCAAAGCCACTGTCCACTTTTGAAGCCTTGTCATACAGCCTGCTCTTCAGTTTTTGGGACTGCTCCTCATTCTCCTGAATGGCAGCACTGGCAGCATATGGATTTTCAGGATAAAGTTCTTGTAATACCACCTCCAGGTTCTTCAAAGTGAGGGGCTCCCTCCCCATGGCTATGAATGCATCACCTTCCCTGAAGAAGTCAGAAACGCTTCGGATTTCTCTGCCTCTCAGATTGTAAAGCTTTCTCACACGGTCATTCTTCCAGCGTGGAAATCCCAGAGCTTCTGATATGTCAGCCATCAGCTGTTCAAAGGTCTGGACCGATCTCCTGTTGAGAAGCAAGGTTATCCTTCTGAGTGTGTGTCCGCCAGGTTTCACCACTGTAATAATCCTTG harbors:
- the DCLK3 gene encoding serine/threonine-protein kinase DCLK3 isoform X2; the encoded protein is MPAAAPPPLHPAAGSCCPYGHCAGRRGLFGHSLHNASSKVKERKLQGTCPPVGRGNYGKPCLSESAHRSPFFNPRNSFHTIHSEHSPVKPRIITVVKPGGHTLRRITLLLNRRSVQTFEQLMADISEALGFPRWKNDRVRKLYNLRGREIRSVSDFFREGDAFIAMGREPLTLKNLEVVLQELYPENPYAASAAIQENEEQSQKLKSRLYDKASKVDSGFDETEITKNCSEDMSPKLVVRHEGKSQAKTKQEEKMRIKKKWTRESWGSEQGVKPSRKTRESERYLNHERSPEEGLEESSEEVVRCEKCEQERQARQKLQRERQAEASFENRDLNTGACQRYHVERNAKIRNCRKSSETCLEGEEVGWKDNGCRRTWKSLHRNVNEGLEKQKRSIEKERDVEKHENHGKEVVKIKKNALEGLQLTHEAKEEDGSSCVMNQSGWLKKDTLRDAEKLSKTHREGREGQRAKEEGARREGNIMRRESDMMRREKTGERRVNKEENRPQGLENTSRRHAIKNRADVEKHYEIGRTIGDGNFAVVKECRHCDSNQIYAMKIVDKSKLKGKEDMMESEILIIRSLSHPNIVSLIEVYETEAEIYLILEYVPGGDLFDAIIESVKFTEHDAAVMITDLCEALVYIHSKNIVHRDLKPENLLVQHNADKSTTLKLADFGLAKQVTKPIFTVCGTPTYVAPEILAEKGYGLEVDMWAAGVILYILLCGFPPFRSQERDQEELFQIIQLGHYEFLSPYWDNISAAKDLITRLLIVDPQKRYTARQVLQHPWIRTAGKTNSRNLQREVTINIERHFRAQRRKEVVDEDT
- the DCLK3 gene encoding serine/threonine-protein kinase DCLK3 isoform X1 — its product is MPAAAPPPLHPAAGSCCPYGHCAGRRGLFGHSLHNASSKVKERKLQGTCPPVGRGNYGKPCLSESAHRSPFFNPRNSFHTIHSEHSPVKPRIITVVKPGGHTLRRITLLLNRRSVQTFEQLMADISEALGFPRWKNDRVRKLYNLRGREIRSVSDFFREGDAFIAMGREPLTLKNLEVVLQELYPENPYAASAAIQENEEQSQKLKSRLYDKASKVDSGFDETEITKNCSEDMSPKLVVRHEGKSQAKTKQEEKMRIKKKWTRESWGSEQGVKPSRKTRESERYLNHERSPEEGLEESSEEVVRCEKCEQERQARQKLQRERQAEASFENRDLNTGACQRYHVERNAKIRNCRKSSETCLEGEEVGWKDNGCRRTWKSLHRNVNEGLEKQKRSIEKERDVEKHENHGKEVVKIKKNALEGLQLTHEAKEEDGSSCVMNQSGWLKKDTLRDAEKLSKTHREGREGQRAKEEGARREGNIMRRESDMMRREKTGERRVNKEENRPQGLENTSRRHAIKNRADVEKHYEIGRTIGDGNFAVVKECRHCDSNQIYAMKIVDKSKLKGKEDMMESEILIIRSLSHPNIVSLIEVYETEAEIYLILEYVPGGDLFDAIIESVKFTEHDAAVMITDLCEALVYIHSKNIVHRDLKPENLLVQHNADKSTTLKLADFGLAKQVTKPIFTVCGTPTYVAPEILAEKGYGLEVDMWAAGVILYILLCGFPPFRSQERDQEELFQIIQLGHYEFLSPYWDNISAAAKDLITRLLIVDPQKRYTARQVLQHPWIRTAGKTNSRNLQREVTINIERHFRAQRRKEVVDEDT